The following proteins come from a genomic window of Salvia hispanica cultivar TCC Black 2014 chromosome 4, UniMelb_Shisp_WGS_1.0, whole genome shotgun sequence:
- the LOC125219916 gene encoding transcription repressor OFP13-like, translating to MVKKNKFPFLFKGTTASAVASPWPCANSPKTLSFRANADTNLYKTINSAYLDGNAFPDSFFSIRRDESAVIGGLRSDRLFFDPGETSSILAEAFPYGERVRVMAMDSNDPFLDFRSSMAEMVEAHGLKSWGCLEELLTCYLRVNEKANHGYIVGAFVDLLIHLSLREASETDDQCSAHYSFTSPLSFSSSTATYSSISPALENDDEVSAPDASSECFSDQNIVASS from the coding sequence ATGgtaaagaaaaacaaatttccGTTTCTGTTCAAAGGCACCACCGCCTCCGCCGTGGCCTCGCCGTGGCCATGCGCCAACAGCCCCAAGACTCTCTCCTTCCGCGCCAACGCCGATACAAACCTCTACAAAACCATCAACTCCGCCTATCTCGACGGCAACGCCTTCCCGGACTCCTTCTTCAGCATCCGCCGCGACGAATCCGCCGTGATCGGAGGCCTCCGATCCGATCGCCTCTTCTTCGATCCAGGCGAGACGAGCTCGATCCTGGCGGAGGCGTTCCCCTACGGCGAGCGCGTGAGAGTGATGGCGATGGATTCGAACGATCCGTTCCTGGATTTCAGATCTTCGATGGCGGAGATGGTGGAGGCGCACGGCCTCAAGAGCTGGGGATGCCTCGAGGAGCTGCTGACGTGTTACCTCAGAGTCAACGAGAAAGCCAATCACGGCTACATCGTCGGAGCATTCGTCGATTTGCTGATTCACCTCTCTCTCCGGGAGGCCTCGGAAACCGACGACCAATGCTCCGCGCATTACTCCTTCACGTCGCCTCTCTCCTTCTCTTCCTCCACCGCCACGTATTCGTCGATCAGTCCTGCGCTGGAAAACGACGACGAAGTCTCCGCCCCCGACGCCTCATCGGAATGTTTTTCCGATCAGAATATAGTCGCGTCAAGTTAG